One Polynucleobacter sp. MG-5-Ahmo-C2 genomic window carries:
- a CDS encoding arsenate reductase ArsC — protein sequence MTRPYNILFLCTGNSARSIIGEALATTLSHGRFIGYSAGSSPKQFVHPIALKLAREMGYPLELLRSKTWDEFGTENAPHMDFIITVCDSAAGEECPYWPGHPTTAHWGFMDPAAVTSSEQDMWDAFRKVEMGLRNRIELLLDLPIDKLDHLQIKDELNLIHKKFN from the coding sequence ATGACACGACCATACAATATTCTTTTTTTATGCACTGGTAATTCAGCCAGATCCATTATCGGCGAGGCTCTTGCGACAACGCTAAGTCACGGCCGCTTTATTGGATATTCTGCGGGCTCAAGCCCGAAACAATTTGTTCACCCCATTGCCTTAAAGCTGGCTCGAGAGATGGGTTATCCCCTCGAATTACTGAGAAGTAAGACCTGGGATGAGTTTGGTACAGAAAATGCGCCTCATATGGATTTCATCATCACTGTGTGTGATTCAGCTGCTGGTGAAGAATGTCCGTATTGGCCAGGTCATCCTACAACAGCTCATTGGGGTTTTATGGATCCTGCGGCTGTAACCAGCAGTGAACAAGATATGTGGGATGCCTTTAGAAAAGTCGAAATGGGCTTGCGCAACCGTATTGAGTTGCTACTTGATCTTCCGATCGACAAACTTGATCACTTGCAGATTAAAGATGAGCTCAACTTAATCCACAAGAAATTTAACTAG
- a CDS encoding DUF2252 domain-containing protein codes for MSLAKKPQFAVLKSVESFKNPRPSIKKRMADGKALRKVVSFSDQGIYTPPKHRIDPITILEAQAKQRIESLIPIRYERMLQSPFSFYRGGAAIMAQDLANQPTTNITVQLCGDMHVSNFGLFGTAEHRLVFGINDFDETLPGSWEWDIKRLVASALIASDSMGGDKALGKKLVHNIASEYQKRIEQYAKMPYLDLAQEFIGEKDIRKHFSKEHEKKLDVYLKETKGQGNIQVLQSLTTLVGKNRKIINKPPLIEHFKKDAYGVSLESLIHKALLNYSSTLLADRQILFQRYALKDYARKVVGVGSVGTNCMVLYFEGDSEVDPLFLQYKEAQKSVLTPYLGESIYRDMGRRVVAGQHLLQGAPDIFLNYGAVQFDINKSQGFYLRQLRDMKGGIGVGTGGVTLQTFPDYAKLFGWALALGHARSGDAAVIAGYCGQSEELNESLYSFAKSYAKQNQQDYEVFCKAVKSGKLKTAKKKTAR; via the coding sequence ATGTCTTTAGCGAAGAAACCACAATTTGCCGTTTTAAAATCTGTAGAGTCTTTTAAAAATCCGCGTCCTAGTATTAAAAAGCGCATGGCCGATGGCAAGGCATTACGCAAGGTGGTGAGTTTTTCTGATCAGGGCATCTATACGCCGCCTAAGCATCGAATTGATCCTATTACGATATTGGAAGCTCAAGCTAAACAGCGTATTGAATCCTTAATTCCAATTCGTTATGAGCGGATGTTGCAGTCTCCATTTTCTTTTTATCGTGGCGGCGCTGCCATCATGGCACAAGACCTAGCCAATCAACCTACAACCAATATTACTGTGCAACTTTGTGGTGATATGCATGTCTCCAACTTTGGCTTATTTGGAACTGCTGAGCATCGATTGGTTTTTGGTATTAATGATTTTGATGAAACTCTACCTGGCAGCTGGGAGTGGGATATCAAGCGTTTGGTTGCTAGTGCTCTTATAGCATCCGATAGTATGGGTGGTGATAAAGCTTTAGGTAAAAAGCTGGTGCACAACATAGCCTCTGAATACCAAAAGCGCATTGAACAGTACGCAAAAATGCCCTATTTAGATTTAGCGCAAGAGTTTATTGGTGAGAAAGATATTCGCAAGCACTTTAGCAAAGAACATGAAAAGAAGCTTGATGTTTATCTGAAGGAGACTAAAGGGCAGGGCAATATTCAGGTACTACAAAGCTTAACAACTCTGGTTGGCAAAAATCGTAAGATTATTAATAAACCGCCGTTGATTGAGCATTTCAAGAAAGATGCTTATGGCGTCTCTTTAGAATCATTGATTCACAAAGCCTTATTAAATTATTCCAGCACCTTACTAGCTGACCGGCAAATATTATTCCAACGCTACGCATTAAAAGATTACGCTAGAAAAGTCGTTGGTGTTGGTAGCGTCGGCACCAATTGTATGGTCTTGTATTTTGAGGGCGATAGTGAAGTTGATCCACTTTTTCTGCAATATAAAGAAGCCCAAAAATCTGTTTTAACGCCATATTTAGGAGAATCTATTTATCGCGATATGGGTAGACGGGTTGTTGCGGGTCAACACTTGCTACAAGGTGCGCCTGACATCTTTTTGAATTACGGTGCAGTTCAATTTGACATTAACAAGAGTCAGGGTTTCTATTTGCGTCAATTACGCGATATGAAGGGCGGTATTGGCGTAGGTACTGGCGGCGTAACCTTACAAACCTTTCCAGACTATGCAAAGTTATTTGGCTGGGCATTGGCGCTAGGCCATGCGCGCTCTGGTGACGCTGCTGTTATTGCAGGTTACTGTGGTCAATCTGAGGAGCTGAATGAGTCTCTCTATTCATTTGCCAAGTCTTATGCAAAGCAAAATCAGCAAGATTACGAAGTCTTTTGCAAAGCCGTCAAGAGCGGTAAATTAAAGACTGCTAAGAAAAAAACAGCCCGTTAG
- a CDS encoding tautomerase family protein, with protein sequence MATYSIYFAGLSLTTHQKFTLAKAITKIHADVTGAEAYFAQVVFKQLDIHDCFIGGVLLDEPHIFLSGQIRVGRSEQVKKQLLVELEIAIQSTTKLAGHQIWAYIDEIPPSQMIEYGQILPSVGDDSVWFSTLPASIQKKLNYLNS encoded by the coding sequence ATGGCAACTTACAGCATCTATTTCGCTGGCTTGTCTTTGACAACGCACCAAAAATTTACACTGGCCAAGGCAATTACAAAAATTCATGCGGATGTTACTGGTGCTGAGGCCTATTTTGCCCAAGTTGTCTTTAAACAGTTGGATATTCATGACTGCTTCATTGGTGGTGTTTTGCTAGATGAACCCCATATCTTTCTGAGCGGGCAAATTCGAGTTGGTAGAAGCGAGCAAGTAAAAAAACAATTGCTAGTGGAGCTGGAAATTGCGATTCAAAGTACTACAAAATTAGCGGGGCATCAGATTTGGGCTTACATCGATGAAATACCTCCAAGTCAGATGATTGAGTATGGCCAAATTCTGCCTTCTGTTGGCGACGATTCTGTTTGGTTTTCCACCTTGCCTGCCAGCATTCAAAAGAAGCTGAATTACTTGAATTCATAG